A window from Pseudobutyrivibrio ruminis HUN009 encodes these proteins:
- a CDS encoding L-threonylcarbamoyladenylate synthase — MITRIMDVSAEPINMEYISEASEILRKGGLVAFPTETVYGLGGDATDKEASRKIYAAKGRPSDNPLIVHIARFSQLQEISKDLPENAKKLADAFWPGPLTMVVNKNEVIPYETTGGLDTVAVRMPNNPIALALIEESGCMIAAPSANTSGRPSPTKASHVYEDLSGKIDAILDGGAVDIGLESTIVDLTEAVVTILRPGYINMEMLKEVVGEVRIDPGIVYNDKGTTSGAKPKAPGMRYKHYAPKGDLTIISGDEDKVVAKINELTKAAIEAGSKVGIIATSETADRYSEGQILVIGDRSDEGSIAHNLYDILRKFDELGVDLIYSESFATPKMGQAIMNRLLKAAGQKTLDV, encoded by the coding sequence ATGATTACTAGGATTATGGATGTTTCTGCAGAGCCAATCAATATGGAATATATCAGTGAGGCTTCTGAGATACTTAGAAAGGGAGGGCTTGTAGCCTTTCCGACAGAGACAGTTTATGGATTAGGCGGAGACGCCACAGATAAGGAGGCCTCGCGTAAGATATACGCAGCAAAGGGTCGTCCATCGGACAACCCTTTAATTGTACATATTGCAAGGTTCTCACAGTTACAAGAAATTTCAAAGGATTTGCCAGAGAACGCTAAAAAGCTGGCAGATGCATTTTGGCCAGGACCACTTACAATGGTGGTCAACAAAAACGAGGTTATCCCATACGAGACAACAGGTGGTCTTGATACGGTGGCAGTTAGAATGCCAAACAATCCAATTGCCTTAGCACTTATTGAGGAAAGTGGATGTATGATTGCGGCGCCTAGCGCCAACACATCAGGCCGACCAAGCCCTACAAAGGCTAGTCACGTATACGAGGATTTATCAGGAAAGATAGACGCCATCTTGGATGGAGGTGCTGTAGATATCGGATTGGAGTCTACCATCGTAGATTTGACAGAGGCTGTTGTTACAATCCTTAGGCCAGGATACATCAATATGGAAATGCTTAAAGAGGTGGTCGGAGAGGTCAGAATCGACCCAGGAATTGTCTACAACGACAAAGGCACCACCAGTGGAGCAAAGCCAAAAGCACCAGGAATGAGATATAAGCATTATGCACCTAAGGGTGATTTGACTATCATTTCCGGTGATGAGGATAAAGTCGTAGCCAAAATCAATGAGCTTACAAAAGCGGCAATTGAGGCTGGTTCAAAGGTTGGTATTATCGCTACATCAGAAACTGCGGATAGATATAGCGAAGGTCAGATTCTTGTAATAGGGGACAGATCAGACGAGGGCAGCATAGCTCACAATCTTTACGACATTCTACGAAAGTTTGACGAACTGGGCGTAGATTTGATATATTCTGAAAGCTTCGCTACTCCAAAAATGGGGCAGGCAATCATGAACAGATTGTTGAAAGCAGCTGGTCAGAAGACACTTGACGTTTAG
- a CDS encoding phosphotyrosine protein phosphatase — protein sequence MKNINRVIFASGSGTSRAPMAAAIFHATEHSRPIICEARGLIVQFPEPLNQKAEAILISNGTTVKDYSSKQLLDTDFSESTLVITMEETQRQKILSEYANATEENTRVLNELVGDELEVMDPYGGSVQTYGLCYEVLKASIEKLMRVIEA from the coding sequence ATGAAAAATATTAATAGAGTGATTTTTGCTTCCGGCAGCGGAACATCCAGGGCCCCCATGGCCGCGGCGATTTTCCATGCCACTGAGCATAGCAGGCCGATTATTTGTGAGGCCAGGGGACTTATAGTTCAGTTCCCGGAGCCGTTAAATCAAAAGGCGGAAGCAATTTTAATCAGTAATGGTACTACGGTGAAGGATTACTCTTCAAAGCAATTGCTAGATACGGATTTTTCCGAATCCACGCTTGTAATCACAATGGAAGAGACCCAAAGGCAAAAAATATTAAGTGAATATGCAAACGCCACAGAGGAAAATACACGCGTTTTAAACGAGCTCGTTGGGGACGAGCTTGAGGTGATGGATCCCTACGGTGGCTCAGTACAGACCTACGGTTTGTGCTACGAAGTCTTAAAAGCTTCGATTGAGAAGTTAATGAGGGTTATTGAGGCATAA
- a CDS encoding deoxycytidylate deaminase, which yields MSDKRLDYISWDEYFMGVAVLSGMRSKDPNTQVGACIVSQDNKILSMGYNGFPNGCSDDEFPWARVGDPLENKYFYTTHSELNAILNYRGGSLEGSKLYVSLFPCNECAKAIIQSGIKTVIYDSDKYENTPSVIASKRMLRAAGVEFHQYQHTGREISFTL from the coding sequence ATGAGTGATAAGAGACTTGATTATATTAGCTGGGATGAGTACTTTATGGGCGTTGCAGTATTATCGGGTATGAGATCTAAGGACCCAAATACACAGGTTGGAGCTTGTATTGTTAGCCAGGACAATAAGATTTTATCAATGGGCTACAATGGTTTTCCAAATGGATGTTCAGATGATGAGTTCCCTTGGGCAAGAGTAGGGGACCCTCTGGAAAATAAATATTTCTATACAACACACAGCGAATTGAACGCAATCCTAAACTACAGAGGTGGTTCACTGGAAGGTTCAAAGCTGTACGTGTCACTATTTCCATGTAACGAATGTGCAAAGGCTATTATTCAGTCAGGCATTAAAACTGTTATCTACGACAGTGATAAATACGAAAACACACCATCAGTTATAGCATCAAAGCGCATGCTTAGAGCTGCTGGAGTTGAATTCCATCAGTATCAGCATACTGGTAGAGAGATTTCATTTACACTTTAA
- a CDS encoding AtpZ/AtpI family protein, which produces MRDKKKTNREVANSLVMVLQFGINVIVPIFLCMAVGIVLSKVTSSHSDMYIIGGILIGIVAAFNGAYRSVKGYLKNEESPGQRARRLEEEAKNQSEEKHD; this is translated from the coding sequence TTGAGGGACAAGAAAAAGACAAATCGTGAAGTGGCCAATTCGCTAGTAATGGTACTTCAATTTGGAATAAATGTTATAGTGCCGATTTTCTTATGTATGGCGGTGGGGATTGTGTTATCAAAAGTGACCAGTTCTCACAGCGACATGTATATTATCGGAGGAATTCTGATAGGCATAGTTGCAGCATTTAACGGGGCATATCGTTCTGTTAAGGGATACTTAAAGAATGAAGAATCCCCAGGGCAGCGAGCAAGACGTCTGGAAGAAGAGGCAAAAAATCAGTCAGAGGAAAAGCATGATTAA
- the atpB gene encoding F0F1 ATP synthase subunit A: protein MTEGILLASSDTVDMIKGLFSYEVFGHEVWITTSHVCILIVWLSLVIFSLIANRKLKHATEVPDTFQSILELIVGLLDKMVEGSMGKHAPVFANWICTIFCFILVSNLSGLVGLRPPTADYGTTLALALITFVCIHVVKVRHQSAKDIWIDKCSPLPPWLPIWLPINVISDIAVPISMSLRLFANVLSGTIIMGLVYGLLGKFALIWPAALHVYFDIFSGAIQTYVFCMLTMTYIAQSYGDS from the coding sequence GTGACAGAAGGAATTTTGCTGGCCTCGAGCGATACTGTGGACATGATAAAGGGCTTGTTTAGTTACGAAGTCTTTGGTCATGAAGTTTGGATCACAACTTCCCATGTCTGCATCCTTATCGTATGGCTTTCATTGGTAATATTTTCTCTTATCGCCAATCGTAAGCTGAAGCATGCCACTGAAGTTCCTGATACCTTCCAGAGTATCTTGGAGTTGATAGTAGGACTCTTAGATAAGATGGTGGAAGGAAGTATGGGTAAGCACGCACCAGTGTTTGCAAACTGGATTTGTACCATATTCTGTTTCATTTTGGTATCTAACTTATCCGGTTTGGTTGGCTTAAGACCACCAACAGCCGATTACGGCACAACATTGGCCCTTGCATTAATTACCTTTGTTTGCATTCATGTAGTAAAGGTAAGGCACCAGAGCGCGAAGGACATTTGGATTGACAAGTGTTCTCCATTGCCACCATGGCTACCTATCTGGCTGCCAATAAACGTAATATCCGATATTGCGGTGCCTATTTCAATGTCACTACGTTTATTTGCAAACGTTCTTTCAGGAACAATCATTATGGGTCTTGTATATGGATTGCTAGGAAAGTTCGCCTTGATATGGCCTGCAGCATTGCATGTATATTTCGATATTTTCTCAGGTGCAATCCAGACCTATGTATTTTGTATGTTGACAATGACATACATAGCTCAGTCTTACGGTGATTCTTAA
- the atpE gene encoding ATP synthase F0 subunit C — protein MNITGEDLIKACSAIGAGLAVIAGIGPGIGQGIAAGHGAAAVGRNPGAQGQIMSTMLLGQAVAETTGLYGLVIALLLLFVQPLVG, from the coding sequence ATGAACATTACAGGAGAAGATTTAATTAAAGCTTGTTCAGCAATCGGTGCCGGCTTAGCAGTTATCGCTGGTATTGGTCCTGGTATTGGACAGGGTATTGCAGCTGGTCATGGTGCAGCAGCCGTTGGACGTAACCCAGGCGCACAGGGACAGATCATGTCTACTATGTTACTTGGTCAGGCCGTTGCCGAGACAACTGGTCTTTACGGACTTGTAATTGCCCTTCTGTTACTCTTTGTACAGCCATTAGTAGGCTAA
- the atpF gene encoding F0F1 ATP synthase subunit B yields the protein MERLFDLDFQLVNDAVLLAIAMFFLFLIMSNKLFNPARKLLQDRKDGIARDIADAKKEKEEAEKLKAEYEAKLKNISKERDEILAEARQKALKSETKIVSDAKEEAAAIIARANEEAELEKKKVADEVKQEMISVAALMAQKVVAANIDTTIQNSLVEQTLKEMGEGTWLN from the coding sequence TTGGAAAGACTATTTGATTTAGACTTTCAGTTAGTAAATGATGCAGTGCTTTTAGCCATAGCAATGTTCTTCCTATTCCTTATAATGTCAAACAAGCTTTTCAATCCAGCAAGAAAGCTTCTGCAGGATAGAAAAGATGGCATTGCAAGGGACATTGCAGATGCAAAGAAAGAAAAGGAAGAGGCAGAAAAGCTAAAGGCAGAGTACGAAGCAAAGCTAAAGAACATCAGCAAAGAGCGTGATGAAATTTTAGCAGAAGCAAGACAAAAAGCCTTAAAGAGTGAAACCAAGATTGTAAGCGATGCTAAGGAAGAAGCTGCAGCAATCATTGCAAGAGCAAATGAGGAAGCTGAGCTTGAGAAGAAGAAGGTTGCAGACGAGGTTAAGCAGGAAATGATTTCTGTAGCTGCATTGATGGCACAGAAGGTTGTAGCTGCAAACATCGACACAACAATTCAGAATTCCTTAGTAGAGCAAACACTTAAGGAAATGGGTGAAGGAACATGGCTAAATTAG
- the atpH gene encoding ATP synthase F1 subunit delta: MAKLVSNVYGDALFELAVESGKIDDFLKEAEGVIDVVKSNDGFSQMMNHPKINKEEKLQIIDEIFKGRVSDEMVGLLRMLEEKDHSKDIEAVLNYFIDRVFDYKKIGKATVSTPMELTEAQKNDVEKRLLQTTDYASFVMTYKVDPELIGGMVIRIKDRVIDSSIKTQISKLTHELSNIQLKVGECAP, from the coding sequence ATGGCTAAATTAGTCTCAAACGTATATGGTGATGCATTGTTTGAGCTAGCTGTGGAATCAGGGAAAATCGATGATTTCCTGAAGGAAGCTGAAGGAGTCATTGATGTTGTTAAATCAAACGACGGCTTTTCTCAGATGATGAATCATCCAAAAATTAATAAAGAAGAAAAGCTTCAAATCATCGACGAGATTTTCAAAGGCAGAGTCAGTGATGAAATGGTAGGACTTTTAAGAATGCTTGAAGAGAAGGACCATTCAAAGGATATTGAGGCAGTGCTCAACTATTTCATTGATCGAGTATTTGATTATAAAAAGATTGGTAAGGCAACAGTTTCAACTCCTATGGAATTGACAGAAGCACAGAAAAACGATGTCGAGAAGCGTTTACTTCAAACTACCGATTATGCTTCATTTGTCATGACATACAAGGTAGACCCTGAATTAATCGGGGGTATGGTAATTCGCATTAAAGATAGAGTCATTGATAGTTCAATCAAGACTCAGATTAGTAAATTAACTCACGAGTTATCAAATATTCAATTGAAAGTAGGTGAATGCGCTCCATGA
- the atpA gene encoding F0F1 ATP synthase subunit alpha: protein MNLKPEEISSVIKEQMKRYAAQLDVSDVGTVIQVADGIARIHGLQNAMQGELLEFPGEVYGMVLNLEEDNVGCVLLGNDKNINEGDTVKTTGRVVEVPVGNAMLGRVVNALGQPIDGKGPIDTTKFRPIERVASGVISRKSVDTPLQTGIKAIDSMIPIGRGQRELIIGDRQTGKTAIAIDTIINQKGQGVKCIYVAIGQKASTVAALVKTLEEYGAMAWTTVVAATASELAPLQYIAPYSGCAIGEEWMENGEDVLIIYDDLSKHATAYRTLSLLLRRPPGREAYPGDVFYLHSRLLERAARLSDKLGGGSLTALPIIETQAGDVSAYIPTNVISITDGQIYLETEAFNAGFRPAVNAGLSVSRVGGSAQIKAMKKIAAPIRVELAQYRELAAFAQFGSELDADTAEKLAQGERIKEMLKQPQYAPMPVEYQIMIIYAATKKYLLDIPTADIQAFEKALFDLVDTKYPEIPEAIKTTKVLEDDIEQKLIAAIEECKKSYK from the coding sequence ATGAATTTAAAACCAGAAGAGATTAGCTCGGTTATTAAAGAGCAGATGAAACGCTATGCTGCGCAGCTTGACGTGTCAGACGTTGGAACTGTCATTCAGGTTGCTGATGGAATTGCACGTATTCACGGATTACAGAATGCTATGCAGGGCGAACTTTTAGAGTTCCCTGGCGAAGTATACGGCATGGTATTAAACCTTGAGGAAGACAATGTTGGTTGCGTACTCTTAGGTAACGACAAGAACATCAATGAAGGCGATACAGTTAAGACTACTGGTCGTGTTGTTGAGGTTCCAGTTGGAAATGCAATGCTTGGACGTGTAGTTAATGCACTTGGACAGCCTATCGATGGAAAGGGACCTATTGATACTACAAAGTTCCGTCCAATCGAGCGTGTTGCTTCAGGCGTTATCTCTCGTAAATCCGTAGATACACCATTGCAGACAGGTATTAAAGCCATCGATTCCATGATTCCAATCGGACGTGGACAGCGTGAGCTTATTATCGGTGATAGACAGACAGGTAAGACTGCTATCGCTATTGATACAATTATCAATCAGAAGGGACAGGGCGTAAAATGTATTTACGTTGCAATTGGCCAGAAGGCATCAACAGTTGCAGCCCTTGTTAAGACATTAGAGGAATATGGTGCTATGGCATGGACAACAGTTGTTGCTGCTACAGCTTCAGAGCTTGCTCCACTTCAGTACATCGCTCCATATTCAGGATGTGCCATCGGTGAAGAGTGGATGGAAAACGGTGAGGATGTACTTATCATCTATGATGATTTAAGTAAGCATGCTACTGCATACCGTACACTTTCATTACTTCTCCGTCGTCCACCAGGACGTGAGGCTTACCCAGGTGATGTATTCTACTTACACTCAAGACTTCTTGAGCGTGCAGCTAGACTTTCAGACAAACTGGGTGGCGGATCACTTACCGCACTTCCTATCATTGAGACACAGGCAGGCGATGTATCAGCTTACATTCCTACAAACGTTATCTCAATTACTGATGGTCAGATTTATCTTGAGACAGAAGCTTTCAACGCAGGTTTCAGACCAGCCGTAAACGCAGGTCTTTCAGTATCCCGTGTAGGTGGTTCTGCTCAGATTAAGGCTATGAAGAAAATCGCAGCTCCTATCCGTGTAGAGCTTGCTCAGTATCGAGAGCTTGCAGCTTTCGCACAGTTCGGTTCAGAGCTTGATGCAGATACAGCTGAGAAGCTTGCACAAGGTGAGCGTATCAAGGAAATGCTTAAGCAACCACAGTACGCACCAATGCCAGTAGAGTATCAGATTATGATTATCTACGCTGCTACAAAGAAATATCTTCTTGATATTCCTACAGCAGATATTCAGGCGTTTGAAAAAGCTTTATTTGATCTTGTTGATACAAAGTATCCAGAGATTCCAGAGGCTATTAAGACAACTAAGGTTCTCGAGGATGACATAGAGCAGAAGCTTATCGCTGCTATTGAGGAGTGTAAAAAGAGCTACAAGTAA
- the atpG gene encoding ATP synthase F1 subunit gamma codes for MASMRDIKRRKQSVSSTQQITKAMKLVSTVKLQKARTKAEQTTPYFNAMYNTICSMLAKAGNVNNRYLQDNGSDKIGVIVITSNRGLAGGYNSNVVKMITGAGMKPDEVKLYTIGHKGGESLAHKGYTVAKDYSPVMEAPTYADAMAICNDVLSDYANGEIGQIYLVYTHFKNTVSQIPKLMKLLPAEISEEDVEAAKSTGAEALMNFEPNEEQALELIIPKYVTSLVYGALVEAVASENGARMQAMDSATNNAEDIISDLSLKYNRARQGSITQELTEIIAGAEALS; via the coding sequence ATGGCCTCAATGAGAGACATAAAAAGAAGAAAACAGAGTGTTAGTAGCACTCAGCAGATCACTAAGGCCATGAAGCTTGTATCTACAGTAAAGCTCCAGAAGGCTAGAACAAAGGCAGAGCAGACTACACCATACTTCAATGCTATGTACAACACAATTTGTAGCATGCTTGCCAAGGCTGGCAACGTAAACAACAGATATTTGCAGGATAATGGTTCTGATAAGATTGGCGTTATCGTCATCACATCAAACCGTGGTCTTGCAGGTGGTTACAACTCAAACGTTGTAAAGATGATTACAGGTGCCGGCATGAAGCCTGATGAAGTAAAGCTTTACACAATAGGTCATAAAGGTGGTGAGAGCCTTGCCCACAAGGGTTACACTGTGGCAAAGGACTATTCTCCAGTAATGGAGGCACCAACCTATGCAGATGCTATGGCAATCTGTAATGACGTTCTTTCTGATTATGCTAATGGCGAAATCGGACAGATTTATCTTGTGTACACACACTTCAAAAATACAGTAAGCCAGATTCCAAAGCTTATGAAGCTGTTACCAGCTGAAATTAGTGAAGAAGATGTAGAGGCTGCAAAATCAACAGGAGCGGAAGCTCTTATGAATTTTGAGCCAAACGAGGAACAAGCTTTAGAGCTTATCATTCCAAAGTATGTTACTTCATTAGTTTACGGCGCACTAGTTGAAGCTGTTGCTTCAGAAAACGGTGCACGTATGCAGGCAATGGATTCAGCTACAAATAATGCTGAGGATATCATTAGTGATCTATCATTAAAATACAATCGTGCCCGCCAGGGATCAATCACTCAGGAATTGACCGAGATTATCGCTGGTGCAGAGGCGCTTTCTTAA
- the atpD gene encoding F0F1 ATP synthase subunit beta: MANNIGKITQIIGAVLDVKFGEGQLPEINDALEITRNNGERLVVEVAQHLGDDTVRCIAMGPTDGLVRGMDVVATGAPISVPVGEATLGRIFNVLGEAIDEQPAPTGVEKMPIHRKAPSFEEQATSTEMLETGIKVVDLLCPYQKGGKIGLFGGAGVGKTVLIQELIHNIATEHGGYSVFTGVGERTREGNDLYYEMKESGVIDKTCMVFGQMNEPPGARMRVGLTGLTMAEYFRDKGGKDVLLFIDNIFRFTQAGSEVSALLGRMPSAVGYQPTLQTEMGALQERITSTKNGSITSVQAVYVPADDLTDPAPATTFAHLDATTVLERSIAELGIYPAVDPLGSTSRILDPRIVGQEHFEVARGVQEILQKYKELQDIIAILGMDELSEEDKLVVNRARKIQRFLSQPFFVAGQFTGLEGKYVPIAETVRGFKEILEGKHDDIPESYFLNAGTIDEVRAKMNQNK, encoded by the coding sequence ATGGCAAATAATATTGGTAAAATCACTCAGATCATCGGTGCGGTACTTGACGTAAAGTTTGGCGAAGGCCAGCTTCCAGAAATCAACGACGCTCTTGAAATCACAAGAAATAACGGCGAGAGACTGGTTGTTGAGGTTGCGCAGCATTTGGGTGACGATACAGTTCGTTGTATTGCCATGGGTCCTACAGACGGTTTAGTACGTGGAATGGATGTAGTAGCTACAGGAGCACCAATTTCGGTTCCTGTTGGTGAGGCAACATTAGGACGTATTTTCAACGTACTTGGTGAAGCTATCGATGAGCAGCCAGCACCTACAGGTGTTGAGAAGATGCCAATCCATAGAAAAGCACCATCGTTTGAGGAGCAGGCAACATCAACTGAAATGCTTGAGACAGGTATTAAGGTCGTTGACCTTCTTTGCCCATATCAGAAAGGTGGAAAGATCGGTTTGTTCGGTGGTGCCGGTGTAGGTAAAACCGTACTTATTCAGGAGCTTATCCACAACATCGCTACTGAGCACGGTGGATATTCAGTATTCACAGGTGTAGGTGAGCGTACTCGTGAAGGTAATGACCTTTACTATGAAATGAAGGAGTCAGGCGTTATCGACAAGACCTGCATGGTTTTCGGTCAGATGAACGAGCCACCTGGAGCCAGAATGAGAGTTGGTCTTACAGGACTTACAATGGCTGAGTACTTCAGAGATAAGGGTGGAAAGGATGTGCTTCTTTTCATCGATAACATCTTCCGTTTTACTCAGGCTGGTTCAGAGGTTTCAGCCCTCTTAGGTCGTATGCCTTCAGCCGTTGGTTATCAGCCAACACTTCAGACAGAGATGGGTGCTCTTCAGGAGCGTATCACATCTACAAAGAATGGTTCTATCACATCAGTACAGGCTGTTTACGTGCCTGCCGACGATTTGACTGACCCAGCTCCAGCTACAACATTCGCACACTTGGATGCTACTACAGTTCTTGAGCGTTCTATCGCCGAGCTTGGTATTTATCCAGCGGTAGACCCACTTGGTTCTACATCTCGTATCCTTGATCCACGTATCGTTGGTCAGGAGCATTTCGAGGTTGCTCGTGGAGTACAGGAGATTCTTCAGAAATATAAAGAGCTGCAGGACATCATCGCTATCCTTGGTATGGATGAACTTTCAGAAGAGGATAAGCTTGTTGTTAACCGTGCACGTAAGATTCAGAGATTCTTGTCACAGCCATTCTTCGTAGCTGGTCAGTTTACTGGTCTTGAAGGAAAGTATGTGCCAATCGCTGAGACAGTTCGCGGCTTCAAGGAAATCCTTGAAGGTAAGCATGATGATATCCCTGAGAGCTACTTCCTCAATGCTGGTACAATCGACGAGGTTCGTGCCAAGATGAATCAGAACAAATAG
- the atpC gene encoding ATP synthase F1 subunit epsilon codes for MADNTFKVSIITPERTFYEGEATMVEFNTVEGEIGVLPKHIPLTTVIAPGICTITEAEGVKKAAVHAGLAEILPDKVTLLAEIAEWPDEIDVERARSAEDRARARLAEKDANLDVLRAEVALKKALVRQDLKAK; via the coding sequence ATGGCAGATAACACCTTTAAAGTTTCAATCATTACACCAGAGCGTACTTTCTATGAAGGTGAAGCAACAATGGTTGAATTCAATACAGTTGAGGGTGAAATTGGCGTTCTGCCAAAGCACATCCCCTTAACGACAGTTATAGCACCAGGCATTTGTACCATCACCGAGGCAGAGGGAGTGAAAAAGGCTGCAGTTCATGCGGGACTCGCTGAAATACTTCCAGACAAGGTGACATTGCTTGCTGAAATTGCTGAATGGCCAGATGAGATTGATGTTGAACGTGCCCGTAGCGCGGAAGACAGAGCGAGAGCTCGTCTAGCTGAAAAGGATGCAAATCTTGATGTGCTTAGAGCTGAGGTAGCCTTGAAGAAGGCATTGGTTCGTCAGGACTTAAAAGCAAAATAA
- a CDS encoding phosphate/phosphite/phosphonate ABC transporter substrate-binding protein has translation MKKFISKMLVGVTAMSLLVGCGSDAAKTETAQTTDAESGNVKIDKLTIGFVPSREPDEIVTATEPLKELLTNELAGLGYDIGEVDITVGTSFEAVGEGLSAGTIDVGLIPGGTYVLYEDGCDVLLTATRDGLSIDSDNAKDWNDNKPTEATTEQVTYYRALIIAGPSEAGQAVAEKVNNGEELTWEDLDGLNWSVMNSSSPAGYIYPSLWLQDNYGKHITDLSHTALSDNYGTAFSRLASGQVDVLVTYADARRDNEDKWTSEYGRSASIWDETNVIGVTDGIYNDTISVSKSSPIMDDAFKAALSQAFINIGNTDAGKEVIAIYSHNGYVEANSEDYDSERKAQELIMSLQ, from the coding sequence ATGAAGAAGTTTATTTCTAAAATGCTTGTTGGTGTCACAGCTATGTCATTATTAGTTGGATGCGGTAGTGACGCAGCAAAGACTGAGACAGCTCAGACAACAGACGCAGAAAGCGGAAATGTTAAAATTGACAAATTAACAATTGGTTTCGTACCATCACGTGAGCCAGACGAAATCGTTACAGCTACAGAGCCACTTAAGGAGCTCCTTACAAACGAGCTTGCAGGCCTTGGTTATGATATCGGCGAGGTAGATATCACAGTTGGAACTAGCTTTGAGGCAGTAGGAGAGGGACTTTCAGCTGGTACTATCGACGTTGGACTTATTCCAGGTGGTACATACGTATTATACGAAGATGGTTGCGATGTACTTCTTACAGCAACTAGAGATGGTCTTTCAATCGACAGCGATAATGCAAAGGATTGGAATGACAACAAGCCTACAGAGGCTACAACAGAGCAGGTAACATACTATAGAGCACTTATCATTGCAGGCCCTTCAGAGGCAGGTCAGGCTGTTGCTGAAAAGGTAAACAATGGAGAAGAGCTTACATGGGAAGATTTAGATGGACTTAACTGGAGCGTTATGAATTCTTCATCTCCAGCAGGATATATTTATCCTTCACTTTGGCTTCAGGACAATTACGGAAAGCACATTACAGATCTTTCACACACAGCTTTATCAGATAACTATGGTACAGCATTCTCAAGACTTGCATCTGGTCAGGTAGATGTACTTGTTACATACGCAGACGCAAGAAGAGACAACGAAGATAAATGGACATCAGAGTACGGCAGAAGCGCAAGCATCTGGGATGAGACAAATGTTATTGGTGTAACAGATGGTATCTACAACGATACAATCAGTGTTAGCAAGTCATCTCCAATCATGGACGATGCTTTCAAGGCTGCTCTTTCACAGGCCTTCATCAACATTGGTAACACAGATGCTGGTAAGGAAGTAATCGCTATCTACAGCCACAATGGTTATGTTGAGGCTAACTCAGAGGATTACGATTCAGAGAGAAAAGCTCAAGAGCTTATTATGTCATTACAATAA
- the phnC gene encoding phosphonate ABC transporter ATP-binding protein: MIKFEDVGKKYPNGFEGLKHVNLEIEQGEFVAIIGLSGAGKSTLIRTINRMHDVTSGKLTVDDVDVMSLSGKQLRRFRRKIGMIFQSFNLITRTTVIKNVLTALVPDMPWYRSVFGIYSKEEKLQALECLDKVGILDKAFVRADQLSGGQQQRVALARTLAQNPAIILADEPVAALDPVTANQVMGDFKRINEDMNISILINIHHVDLALKYANRVVGIRAGEIVYDGPASEVTPEVLANIYNGKVDAEGNVQEEEE, encoded by the coding sequence ATGATTAAATTTGAAGATGTTGGAAAAAAATATCCTAATGGTTTCGAGGGATTAAAGCATGTAAACCTTGAAATTGAGCAGGGGGAATTTGTTGCTATTATTGGACTTTCTGGTGCAGGTAAGTCAACACTTATCCGTACAATCAACAGAATGCACGATGTAACAAGCGGAAAGCTCACAGTAGATGATGTTGATGTTATGTCACTTTCAGGAAAGCAGCTAAGACGTTTCAGAAGAAAAATTGGAATGATCTTCCAATCATTCAATTTGATTACTAGAACTACAGTTATTAAAAATGTTTTAACAGCACTTGTACCAGACATGCCATGGTACAGATCAGTATTCGGTATTTATTCAAAGGAAGAAAAGTTACAGGCACTTGAGTGTCTTGATAAAGTAGGTATCTTGGATAAAGCATTCGTTCGTGCTGACCAGCTTTCAGGTGGACAGCAGCAGAGAGTAGCTCTTGCTAGAACACTTGCACAGAATCCAGCAATCATCCTTGCTGATGAGCCAGTTGCTGCACTTGATCCAGTTACTGCAAATCAGGTTATGGGTGATTTCAAGAGAATCAACGAGGACATGAACATTTCTATCTTAATTAACATCCACCACGTTGATTTAGCTCTCAAATATGCTAACAGAGTTGTTGGTATCAGAGCTGGTGAAATCGTTTATGATGGACCTGCCAGTGAAGTAACACCGGAGGTTTTAGCAAATATATATAATGGCAAAGTAGATGCCGAGGGTAACGTACAGGAAGAAGAGGAGTAA